The Phycisphaeraceae bacterium genome window below encodes:
- a CDS encoding EamA family transporter yields MQSKAHRVQLVAAFSAVYLIWGSTYLGMKIAIEAIPPLPMGAVRFTTAGVLLILVLVVAGRVDLAWLRSLRYWRSAALTGTLMLVGANALLAWSLHWIPSGTAALVVACTPVWLVLLDWLQTRRGAPGWRIVVGLIFGAAGVAALAGVGSGAMAGGSLSQESFGILVATGSTLCWALGSILGRRTPQPKDLLVGAGMQMIAGGLVMSALTLLLSPWWPVEWSAAGARQWSAIAYLTIAGSMVGFTAYVWLLQNTSAARVSTYAYVNPLVAVALGWLVLSETPSTRVLIAAPVILAGVILLQWPVRSRGAATVAVKPGHSANADRRERDSTTGEQERTTVVVTPRSTSPGGDAR; encoded by the coding sequence GTGCAGAGCAAGGCCCACCGAGTGCAGCTCGTTGCCGCCTTCTCGGCCGTCTATCTCATCTGGGGCTCGACTTACCTGGGCATGAAGATCGCCATCGAGGCGATTCCGCCCCTTCCGATGGGCGCAGTGCGCTTCACCACCGCGGGCGTGCTGCTCATCCTGGTGCTGGTGGTCGCGGGGCGCGTCGATCTCGCATGGCTGCGCTCTCTTCGATACTGGCGCTCCGCCGCGCTGACAGGAACGCTGATGCTGGTCGGCGCGAATGCGCTGTTGGCCTGGAGCCTTCACTGGATTCCGTCGGGGACCGCGGCGCTCGTGGTCGCGTGCACACCCGTCTGGCTGGTGCTTCTTGATTGGCTGCAGACGCGTCGCGGAGCCCCGGGGTGGCGCATCGTGGTCGGATTGATCTTCGGTGCGGCGGGTGTCGCGGCGCTCGCGGGCGTGGGCTCGGGCGCCATGGCAGGTGGTTCCCTCTCTCAAGAGAGCTTCGGCATCCTCGTCGCCACCGGGAGCACGCTCTGCTGGGCGCTGGGTTCGATCCTCGGTCGCCGGACACCGCAGCCGAAGGACCTGCTTGTCGGCGCCGGGATGCAGATGATCGCGGGCGGCCTGGTGATGAGCGCGCTCACCCTGCTGCTCTCGCCGTGGTGGCCCGTCGAGTGGAGCGCGGCGGGCGCAAGGCAATGGAGCGCGATTGCGTACCTCACCATCGCCGGAAGCATGGTGGGGTTCACCGCCTATGTCTGGCTCCTTCAGAACACGAGCGCCGCAAGGGTCTCGACCTATGCCTATGTGAACCCGCTGGTGGCCGTCGCGCTTGGTTGGCTGGTGCTCTCGGAGACTCCCTCCACGCGCGTGCTGATCGCGGCGCCGGTCATCCTTGCCGGGGTCATTCTCCTCCAGTGGCCCGTTCGATCGCGCGGCGCCGCCACGGTCGCGGTCAAGCCGGGACACTCGGCAAACGCTGATCGGCGGGAACGCGACTCGACCACCGGTGAGCAAGAGCGCACAACCGTCGTCGTCACACCGCGAAGTACTTCGCCTGGGGGTGATGCACGATGA
- a CDS encoding methylmalonyl-CoA mutase, with protein sequence MTSIHDPRTAHSSRPLDPEAVTISGYELDAIYGPSTVSTTSAKNVAAPSERIGEPGAFPFTRGIHRTMYRDRLWTMRQFAGFGSADDTNRRFKYLLENAKGTKANTGLSTAFDLPTLMGRDSDDPLSVGEVGRCGVAVASIEDMHRLYADIPIGEVTVSQTINGPAAVIWAMYLAMAEERGIPWSSLGGTLQNDILKEFHSQNEFIYPPEASLKLVVDTIEFASQHLPKWNSVSISGYHIREAGSTATQELAFTLRDGMEYVEACIARGLPVDTFAPRLSFFFNSHNEFFEEICKLRAARRIWALAMRDRFGAKNQRSWLMRTHVQTAGCSLTEQQPLNNIVRVAFQAMAGVLGGCQSLHTDSMDETLGLPTETAVRVALRTQQILAHETGVQRTVDPLGGSWFVESLTDRMEQDANAMIREIDEMGGVIEGIHRGYFRRSIAEASYRFGQEMEAGDRIIVGVNAYTEGNEDAAMEILQIPHAVEDEQNARLAKLRRERSADEAAGALDAIRESAREGRNVMPALVKGAHARCTLGEMVQAMADVYGRYSGGPEW encoded by the coding sequence ATGACCAGCATTCACGACCCTCGCACGGCCCACTCCTCTCGTCCGCTCGATCCGGAAGCGGTGACCATCTCCGGCTACGAGCTGGACGCCATCTACGGGCCGTCGACGGTCTCGACGACTTCGGCGAAGAATGTCGCCGCGCCGTCGGAGCGGATCGGTGAACCTGGAGCGTTCCCATTCACGCGCGGCATTCACCGCACGATGTACCGCGACCGCCTCTGGACGATGCGCCAGTTCGCCGGATTCGGGAGTGCTGACGACACCAATCGCCGCTTCAAGTATCTGCTCGAGAACGCGAAGGGCACGAAGGCCAACACGGGCCTCTCGACGGCGTTCGACCTTCCCACGCTCATGGGGCGCGACAGCGACGATCCGCTGAGCGTTGGCGAAGTGGGTCGCTGCGGAGTCGCTGTGGCGTCGATCGAGGACATGCATCGCCTCTATGCCGACATTCCGATCGGAGAGGTGACGGTGAGCCAGACCATCAACGGTCCCGCCGCAGTCATCTGGGCGATGTACCTGGCCATGGCGGAGGAGCGCGGAATCCCGTGGTCCTCGCTCGGCGGAACGCTTCAGAACGACATTCTGAAGGAGTTCCACAGCCAGAACGAGTTCATCTATCCACCCGAGGCGAGCCTCAAGCTGGTCGTCGACACCATCGAGTTCGCTTCTCAGCATCTGCCGAAGTGGAACTCCGTGTCGATCTCCGGCTACCACATTCGCGAGGCGGGCAGCACCGCGACCCAGGAGCTCGCCTTCACGCTGCGCGACGGCATGGAGTATGTCGAGGCGTGCATCGCTCGCGGCCTGCCGGTCGATACTTTCGCGCCGCGTCTCTCCTTCTTCTTCAACAGCCACAATGAGTTCTTCGAGGAGATCTGCAAGCTCCGCGCGGCGCGGCGCATCTGGGCGCTCGCGATGCGGGATCGTTTCGGCGCGAAGAATCAGCGCTCATGGCTCATGCGCACCCATGTCCAGACCGCAGGGTGCTCGCTCACCGAGCAGCAGCCCTTGAACAACATCGTGCGCGTCGCCTTCCAGGCGATGGCCGGCGTGCTCGGTGGGTGCCAGAGTCTGCACACGGATTCGATGGATGAGACTCTTGGCCTGCCCACGGAAACGGCCGTGCGTGTCGCGCTGCGGACCCAGCAGATCCTGGCGCATGAAACGGGCGTTCAGCGCACCGTCGATCCGCTTGGTGGGAGCTGGTTCGTCGAGTCGCTCACCGATCGCATGGAGCAGGACGCGAATGCGATGATCCGCGAGATCGACGAGATGGGCGGCGTCATTGAGGGCATTCATCGCGGCTACTTCCGGCGCTCGATCGCCGAGGCGAGCTATCGGTTCGGCCAGGAGATGGAAGCGGGCGATCGCATCATCGTCGGCGTGAACGCCTACACCGAGGGGAACGAAGATGCGGCGATGGAGATCCTTCAGATTCCGCATGCGGTCGAAGACGAGCAGAATGCCCGCCTGGCCAAGTTGCGGCGGGAGAGGAGCGCCGACGAGGCGGCCGGAGCCCTCGATGCCATTCGCGAGTCGGCTCGCGAGGGTCGCAATGTGATGCCGGCGCTCGTCAAGGGAGCCCATGCCCGCTGCACGCTCGGCGAGATGGTGCAGGCGATGGCCGATGTCTACGGCCGCTACAGCGGTGGTCCGGAGTGGTGA
- the hisS gene encoding histidine--tRNA ligase: MSASSKYQAPKGTRDFYPAEMALRRHLEGVWRRASVLHGFDEIEGPTFEHLELYTAKSGPGIVSELFSFRRSGGESDYALRPEFTPTLARMIAARAGALPVPVKWFAIPQHFRAERPQRGRLREFIQWNVDLVGLEGAGADVEVMAVALHALELLGLSPKEVRCRVSDRHAVAAVLAALGVAPERAAQAFELLDRRGKVPGSEFAAQAAAIGLDMESLARLDAIAGRAIPVPEAPAFFESVMRECSGVAPAALDPLRALAAALGASGVAEWCDFDLGIVRGLAYYTGTVFEIHDTHGAERAVAGGGRYDGLVELFGGPSMPAIGFGMGDVVLSLMLRDRGLLPSDGAALLPRPAAFLIAASPEGEERLPALATELRRAGLHVRRSYKSTRNVGKLLAEAAKQRARVAVILGAELAEGAVTVKNLDSGSQRTATLGELASVISAERSAAATNDEDEPA, from the coding sequence ATGAGCGCATCGTCGAAGTATCAGGCCCCGAAGGGCACGCGCGACTTCTATCCTGCCGAGATGGCGCTGCGGCGCCATCTCGAGGGGGTGTGGCGCCGCGCAAGCGTTCTGCATGGTTTCGATGAGATCGAGGGCCCCACCTTCGAACACTTGGAGCTCTACACCGCCAAGAGCGGCCCGGGCATCGTGAGCGAGCTCTTCTCCTTTCGACGGAGCGGGGGCGAGAGCGACTACGCGCTTCGGCCGGAGTTCACGCCGACGCTCGCGCGCATGATCGCGGCTCGCGCAGGGGCGCTGCCGGTGCCGGTCAAGTGGTTCGCCATTCCGCAGCACTTCCGAGCGGAGCGCCCTCAGCGAGGGCGACTGCGCGAGTTCATTCAGTGGAATGTCGATCTCGTCGGACTGGAAGGCGCCGGCGCCGATGTCGAGGTGATGGCGGTGGCGCTCCACGCGCTCGAGTTGCTCGGGCTTTCGCCGAAGGAGGTGCGCTGCCGGGTGAGCGATCGTCACGCGGTCGCGGCGGTGCTCGCCGCGCTCGGCGTCGCTCCCGAGCGGGCGGCACAGGCGTTCGAGTTGCTCGACCGAAGGGGCAAGGTGCCGGGTTCGGAGTTTGCGGCGCAGGCTGCGGCGATCGGGCTCGATATGGAATCACTGGCGCGGCTCGATGCCATTGCGGGCCGTGCGATCCCAGTGCCCGAAGCACCGGCGTTCTTCGAGAGCGTGATGCGCGAGTGCTCGGGGGTCGCCCCGGCGGCGCTCGATCCGCTGCGGGCGCTCGCAGCAGCGCTCGGTGCATCAGGCGTGGCGGAGTGGTGTGACTTCGACCTCGGCATCGTGCGCGGTCTCGCCTACTACACCGGCACGGTCTTTGAGATTCACGACACGCATGGCGCCGAGCGCGCGGTGGCGGGGGGCGGTCGCTACGACGGGCTGGTGGAACTCTTCGGCGGTCCGTCGATGCCGGCCATCGGCTTCGGCATGGGCGATGTGGTGCTCTCGCTGATGCTCCGAGATCGCGGGCTCCTGCCTTCTGATGGCGCGGCGCTCCTTCCGCGGCCAGCTGCCTTCCTGATCGCGGCGTCACCTGAAGGCGAGGAGCGCCTGCCGGCGCTCGCCACAGAGCTTCGCCGCGCGGGGCTCCATGTGCGGCGGAGTTACAAGTCCACGCGCAATGTCGGGAAGCTTCTCGCCGAGGCCGCGAAGCAGCGCGCCAGGGTGGCGGTCATCCTCGGCGCCGAACTCGCCGAGGGCGCGGTGACGGTGAAGAACCTCGATTCGGGCTCGCAGCGCACGGCAACGCTTGGTGAGCTGGCTTCCGTGATCAGTGCCGAGCGCAGCGCTGCTGCGACGAACGATGAGGATGAGCCAGCGTGA
- the mqnB gene encoding futalosine hydrolase → MSVLAVVSVEREADALRAHFPSVIVAGIGRVNAAAATTEALLRHGPFDAVLSAGVAGALPGSGLTPGDLVVAEACIYFEEGIVTPDGFATMSSIGFPIGPFEGNRVPVDDRLGAMAPSGARRGVIATVATCSGTDDAAALVASRCGAIAEAMEGAAVVHAALRLGVPAIEIRAISNTTGERSRQAWDLRAGCAALGQLRPMG, encoded by the coding sequence GTGAGCGTGCTCGCGGTCGTGTCGGTCGAGCGCGAGGCCGACGCGCTGCGAGCGCACTTCCCTTCGGTCATCGTCGCTGGGATCGGCCGGGTGAATGCGGCGGCGGCCACGACCGAGGCGCTCCTTCGACATGGACCGTTTGACGCAGTGCTCAGCGCCGGAGTGGCGGGCGCACTGCCTGGGTCGGGATTGACGCCTGGCGATCTCGTCGTCGCCGAGGCGTGCATCTACTTTGAAGAGGGCATCGTGACCCCCGACGGCTTCGCGACGATGTCCTCCATCGGGTTCCCCATCGGGCCATTTGAGGGGAATCGAGTGCCCGTTGATGATCGCCTCGGCGCGATGGCGCCATCCGGGGCGCGGCGCGGCGTGATCGCGACGGTCGCCACATGCTCCGGGACCGATGACGCGGCAGCGCTGGTCGCCTCGCGCTGCGGCGCGATTGCCGAAGCGATGGAAGGTGCCGCCGTGGTGCACGCGGCGCTTCGGCTTGGCGTACCCGCCATTGAGATTCGGGCGATCTCGAACACCACCGGCGAGCGCTCGCGGCAAGCATGGGATCTGCGCGCGGGGTGCGCCGCGCTCGGCCAGCTCCGACCGATGGGCTGA
- a CDS encoding biopolymer transporter ExbD, giving the protein MRDGGWKEMLLGAPPPALDAVRDAADPAARHDARRRPSRLRDQGGRVRLNLTPMIDVTFLLLIFFVCTARTLDVERVFRVEVPPMEAPGADPVEDSALRLVLREPPLRIRVASAPQGAVVLIEPAFAEANSIDALERVMREALQREGHAGLFTADHPIVLEPDAECTWEDTVRAFNALVRAGYRGVGFAGSTSP; this is encoded by the coding sequence ATGCGCGATGGCGGCTGGAAGGAGATGCTGCTCGGAGCGCCGCCACCGGCCCTCGATGCGGTGCGCGATGCGGCAGACCCCGCCGCACGGCACGATGCGCGGCGACGACCGAGTCGCCTTCGCGATCAGGGTGGGCGAGTGCGCCTGAACCTGACCCCGATGATCGATGTCACCTTCCTGCTGCTCATCTTCTTCGTCTGCACGGCGCGAACGCTCGATGTGGAGCGCGTCTTCCGAGTCGAGGTGCCGCCGATGGAAGCACCCGGCGCCGATCCAGTTGAGGACTCGGCGCTGCGATTGGTCCTCCGTGAGCCTCCGCTTCGGATTCGCGTCGCCAGCGCTCCTCAGGGCGCGGTGGTGCTCATCGAGCCGGCTTTCGCCGAGGCGAACTCGATCGATGCGCTCGAGCGCGTCATGCGCGAGGCGCTCCAACGCGAAGGTCATGCCGGCCTCTTCACGGCGGATCATCCGATCGTGCTCGAGCCCGACGCGGAGTGCACATGGGAAGACACCGTGCGCGCCTTCAACGCGCTCGTTCGTGCGGGCTATCGCGGCGTGGGCTTCGCGGGGAGCACCTCTCCATGA
- a CDS encoding biopolymer transporter ExbD yields the protein MSRVHRRGFARVEAVLTPLMDMGFLLIVFFALVSHITHADAVRMDLPQPSPSAAGRAGDQPRAVINALADDEGRLRLYRLGGRDFEATVEGRGALAEAITSILREQPTTEFALRADRRLPWRSVAPILESASRAASVATPGRPARVRLVVAEER from the coding sequence ATGAGTCGCGTGCATCGACGAGGCTTTGCGCGCGTCGAAGCGGTGCTGACGCCGCTCATGGACATGGGCTTTCTGCTCATCGTCTTCTTTGCGCTCGTTTCGCACATCACGCACGCCGACGCCGTGCGCATGGACCTGCCCCAACCGTCCCCGTCGGCCGCAGGACGCGCAGGAGACCAGCCCCGCGCCGTCATCAACGCTCTCGCCGATGACGAGGGCCGTTTGCGGCTCTACCGACTCGGTGGGCGTGACTTCGAGGCGACCGTGGAAGGGCGCGGGGCACTCGCCGAGGCGATCACCTCGATTCTCCGTGAGCAACCGACGACGGAGTTCGCCCTCCGCGCCGATCGACGACTGCCGTGGCGCTCCGTCGCGCCCATTCTTGAGTCGGCCTCGCGTGCCGCTTCGGTCGCCACACCCGGAAGACCGGCGCGCGTGAGGCTGGTCGTGGCGGAGGAGCGCTGA
- a CDS encoding MotA/TolQ/ExbB proton channel family protein, which translates to MQSLGSIFFISASTDAEGVRHIEWVGSSLIWFLILLSVVNVGLIVTLARRSRRSGILPESFADRLRDLAASGRGSEAVALASAEASDFSRMLTAGAQHRGQGLPAMVRTVEQASEELTVARFRSIEALNILGQVAPMIGLFGTVYGMIIAFQAISATQGGADPAVLAGGIGTALVTTFWGLLVAIPALAAYAGLRNKVDALATEATRRVEEMLGDLASNADQVNGGSSHGAAMATAGAASARSTP; encoded by the coding sequence ATGCAGAGTCTTGGAAGCATCTTCTTCATCAGCGCTTCGACCGATGCCGAGGGTGTGCGCCACATCGAGTGGGTCGGCAGCTCGCTCATCTGGTTTCTCATCTTGCTGAGCGTGGTGAATGTCGGACTGATCGTGACGCTCGCGCGGCGGAGTCGTCGGTCGGGCATCCTTCCAGAGTCATTTGCGGATCGACTGCGCGACCTCGCGGCCTCGGGGCGCGGAAGTGAAGCCGTGGCGCTCGCGTCCGCCGAGGCGAGCGACTTCAGTCGCATGCTGACTGCCGGCGCCCAGCACCGAGGACAGGGCCTGCCTGCGATGGTCCGCACCGTGGAGCAGGCGTCCGAGGAGCTGACTGTCGCCCGCTTCCGATCGATCGAGGCGCTCAACATCCTCGGTCAAGTGGCGCCGATGATCGGCCTCTTCGGAACGGTCTACGGCATGATCATCGCGTTTCAGGCGATCTCAGCCACGCAGGGCGGCGCCGATCCCGCCGTCCTTGCCGGTGGAATCGGGACCGCGCTCGTGACGACCTTCTGGGGATTGCTGGTGGCCATCCCCGCGCTCGCCGCATATGCCGGGCTGCGGAACAAGGTCGATGCACTGGCGACCGAGGCGACGCGTCGCGTGGAGGAGATGCTCGGAGATCTCGCCTCCAATGCTGACCAGGTGAACGGTGGGTCATCGCACGGCGCGGCAATGGCTACGGCGGGCGCGGCCTCCGCCCGGTCGACGCCATGA
- a CDS encoding DoxX family protein, with product MHASQSAAVHIVPLLARVVLAAAFIPVGYSKLFTETKVTPQEMAQLEAMGWRWRPAPVGEGAVKEPDTGAANGAAPVIDRPPSEPAPTPAPSAPRPAEAPAAPAAPPPAAPAAPAPAPASPAPAAPSSAAPAPSAALFITPDRGLDHGAEPVRVSMRAPLREETAPPKSDPLSVRSCERIALMAHNAGLPAPRISGYLVGIGELLGGAALLIGIFSRLAALGIVFIMAGAIYLTSLAAILAHPFIFGMPLDAYKTFFLQVGLLTLSLGIVLTGPGGLSVDHLVFSRSSGASKRPAPRGSGGAGA from the coding sequence ATGCACGCAAGTCAATCTGCCGCGGTCCACATCGTTCCACTGCTCGCTCGAGTGGTGCTCGCCGCGGCCTTCATTCCGGTGGGCTACTCGAAGCTCTTCACTGAAACGAAAGTCACCCCGCAGGAGATGGCCCAACTGGAGGCGATGGGCTGGCGCTGGCGCCCCGCCCCCGTCGGTGAAGGCGCGGTCAAGGAGCCTGACACGGGCGCGGCCAACGGCGCGGCACCCGTGATTGATCGGCCACCGAGCGAGCCGGCACCGACTCCAGCACCATCGGCCCCGAGGCCAGCGGAAGCGCCTGCGGCACCCGCGGCACCGCCACCCGCGGCGCCCGCGGCACCGGCACCAGCCCCGGCCTCTCCCGCTCCGGCAGCGCCCTCATCCGCGGCGCCCGCACCATCCGCCGCGCTCTTCATCACACCCGACCGAGGTCTCGACCACGGCGCCGAGCCGGTCCGGGTCTCCATGCGCGCGCCCCTGCGTGAAGAGACCGCGCCACCCAAGAGCGACCCTCTCTCAGTTCGAAGCTGCGAGCGCATCGCGCTCATGGCGCACAACGCGGGACTGCCCGCGCCGCGCATCTCCGGCTATCTCGTCGGCATCGGTGAGCTGCTCGGCGGCGCGGCGCTGCTCATCGGGATCTTCTCGCGGCTGGCGGCCCTCGGAATCGTCTTCATCATGGCTGGTGCGATCTATCTCACCTCGCTCGCGGCGATCCTGGCGCATCCATTCATCTTCGGCATGCCGCTTGACGCCTATAAGACATTCTTCCTCCAAGTGGGCCTTCTGACCTTGTCGCTTGGCATCGTGTTGACCGGGCCAGGTGGCTTGAGCGTCGATCACCTCGTCTTCAGTCGATCATCCGGCGCCTCGAAGCGCCCCGCCCCGCGTGGATCTGGAGGCGCCGGAGCGTGA
- a CDS encoding 3-deoxy-7-phosphoheptulonate synthase class II yields MSPLAAVDSAAPWTPDSWRGRPCRQQPPWPDAEALERALAELRTLPPLVTSWEIEALRQQLADAAAGRRFLLHGGDCCEQFDECTSSAIAAKLKILLQMSLVLVHGGRRPVIRVGRFAGQYAKPRSSETETRHGVTLPSYRGDNVNRSGFTPEERRPDPWRLIEGHARSAMTLNFIRALVDGGFADLHHPENWDLDFVKHSPLGADYQRMVEQLGESLRFMETLVGAQVLGTNRVDFFSSHEGLILDYEAALTRTVPHREGFYDLSTHFPWIGYRTLDLDGAHVEFFRGIANPVGLKIGPGLEPQAVVALLQRLDPNRQPGKIALIARFGAHQVAHELPRIIDAVKSSGWTPTWVCDPMHGNTETVIPSSGAGAGVPIKTRKFAHILAELEQSFEIHRAKGVPLGGVHIELTGEDVTECTGGARGLSDEQLARAYRSRVDPRLNYEQALEMAMLIARRMRD; encoded by the coding sequence GTGTCACCTCTCGCCGCCGTCGATTCCGCCGCGCCGTGGACGCCCGATTCCTGGCGGGGCCGGCCCTGCCGTCAGCAACCGCCTTGGCCCGATGCGGAAGCCCTTGAACGCGCGCTCGCGGAGCTGCGAACGCTGCCGCCGCTGGTCACCAGTTGGGAGATCGAAGCCCTCCGCCAGCAACTCGCCGACGCCGCCGCCGGTCGCCGTTTCCTCCTGCATGGCGGCGACTGCTGCGAGCAATTCGATGAGTGCACCTCGTCGGCGATTGCGGCGAAGCTCAAGATCCTTCTCCAGATGAGCCTTGTCCTCGTGCACGGTGGGCGAAGGCCGGTCATTCGAGTCGGTCGCTTCGCCGGTCAGTACGCCAAGCCGCGCTCGAGCGAAACGGAGACGCGGCACGGCGTGACGCTTCCGAGCTACCGAGGGGACAATGTCAATCGATCGGGATTCACTCCGGAGGAGCGCCGCCCCGACCCGTGGCGTCTCATCGAAGGTCACGCCCGCAGCGCGATGACGCTCAACTTCATCCGCGCTCTCGTCGACGGCGGGTTTGCCGACTTGCATCACCCTGAGAACTGGGATCTCGACTTCGTGAAGCACTCGCCGCTCGGCGCGGACTACCAGCGCATGGTGGAGCAGCTCGGTGAGAGCCTGCGTTTCATGGAGACGCTCGTGGGAGCGCAGGTGCTTGGAACCAATCGAGTCGACTTCTTCTCGAGTCACGAGGGGTTGATTCTCGACTACGAAGCGGCATTGACCCGGACCGTTCCGCATCGCGAGGGCTTCTACGACCTTTCGACGCACTTTCCGTGGATCGGCTATCGCACGCTCGACCTCGATGGCGCGCATGTCGAGTTCTTCCGCGGCATCGCCAACCCCGTCGGACTCAAGATCGGACCGGGTCTTGAGCCGCAGGCGGTGGTCGCGCTTCTCCAGCGTCTCGATCCGAATCGCCAGCCGGGCAAGATCGCATTGATTGCACGCTTCGGAGCGCATCAGGTGGCGCATGAGCTGCCCCGCATCATCGACGCCGTCAAGAGCAGCGGATGGACCCCAACATGGGTCTGCGACCCCATGCATGGCAACACCGAAACGGTCATTCCCTCGAGTGGCGCGGGTGCTGGCGTGCCGATCAAGACTCGCAAGTTCGCGCACATTCTCGCCGAGCTTGAGCAGAGCTTCGAAATCCATCGCGCCAAGGGCGTGCCCCTCGGCGGTGTGCACATTGAGCTCACCGGCGAGGATGTCACCGAGTGCACGGGCGGTGCGCGAGGGCTCTCCGATGAGCAACTGGCGCGCGCCTATCGGAGTCGAGTGGATCCCCGCCTGAACTACGAGCAGGCGCTTGAGATGGCGATGCTGATCGCCCGCCGCATGCGCGATTGA
- a CDS encoding beta-ketoacyl-[acyl-carrier-protein] synthase family protein, with protein MSAPERIVVTGMGWVTPLGQDLELVWSRLMKGESGMAPITHFDATTFPTTFAAQVGPLDLGRVLREAHATAGPNTRFALGAAAQAWAQAGFRDAPPKKPRRVGCYLGAGEGVLDFDNYVATNIGGWDAVASKVDGRRWIETALTRMDRMREIEQEPNMPLAHLAREFNLRGPTYNCLTACAASTQAIGEAFSILRRGDADVMISGGTHTMIHPFGVTGFNRLTALSTFKGDPTKASRPFCASRDGFVMGEGSGMVVLETLSHARSRGAKPIAEVIGYGSSADAFRITDIQPEGRGAAAAMSQALRQAGLDPQSTRPDGRPVIDYISAHGTGTKENDSIESRAVKVVFGGQAQRIPMSSIKSMMGHLIAAAGAVEFITCVMAIRHGMLPPTINHHDPDPTLDLDYVPNQARPAQVDTCLSNSFGFGGQNDTVIVTRFAE; from the coding sequence ATGAGCGCGCCGGAACGAATCGTCGTCACGGGGATGGGCTGGGTGACTCCGCTTGGTCAGGATCTCGAGTTGGTGTGGTCGCGCCTCATGAAGGGCGAGAGCGGCATGGCGCCGATCACGCACTTCGATGCCACGACCTTTCCAACGACCTTCGCGGCGCAGGTCGGTCCGCTGGACCTCGGGCGAGTGTTGAGGGAGGCGCATGCGACCGCCGGTCCCAACACGCGATTCGCGCTCGGCGCCGCCGCGCAGGCGTGGGCCCAAGCTGGCTTCCGCGACGCGCCGCCGAAGAAGCCGCGGCGAGTCGGCTGCTATCTCGGCGCCGGCGAAGGAGTGCTTGACTTCGACAACTATGTGGCGACCAACATCGGGGGCTGGGACGCCGTTGCGTCGAAGGTTGATGGTCGGCGCTGGATCGAGACGGCACTCACTCGCATGGATCGCATGCGCGAGATCGAGCAGGAGCCGAACATGCCGCTCGCTCATCTCGCGCGCGAGTTCAATCTGCGCGGGCCGACCTACAACTGCCTGACGGCGTGCGCAGCGAGCACCCAGGCGATCGGCGAGGCCTTCAGCATTCTCCGGCGCGGAGACGCCGATGTGATGATCTCCGGCGGCACGCACACGATGATCCATCCCTTCGGCGTGACCGGCTTCAACCGGCTTACGGCCCTCTCGACCTTCAAGGGCGATCCGACCAAGGCCAGCCGTCCCTTCTGCGCGAGCCGTGACGGGTTCGTCATGGGTGAAGGCAGCGGCATGGTGGTGCTTGAAACGCTGTCGCACGCGCGCTCGCGCGGGGCGAAGCCGATCGCTGAAGTGATCGGCTATGGCTCGAGCGCGGACGCCTTCCGCATCACCGATATCCAGCCTGAAGGCCGAGGCGCCGCGGCCGCCATGTCGCAAGCTCTTCGGCAGGCGGGGCTCGACCCGCAATCGACGCGCCCCGATGGACGGCCGGTCATCGATTACATCTCCGCCCATGGCACGGGCACGAAGGAGAACGACTCGATCGAGAGTCGCGCCGTCAAGGTCGTCTTCGGCGGACAGGCGCAGCGCATTCCCATGAGTTCCATCAAGAGCATGATGGGACACCTGATCGCCGCCGCCGGCGCCGTCGAGTTCATCACCTGCGTGATGGCCATTCGGCACGGCATGCTGCCGCCCACGATCAACCACCACGATCCCGATCCGACGCTCGATCTCGACTATGTCCCCAACCAGGCGCGGCCGGCGCAGGTTGACACTTGCCTCTCGAACTCCTTCGGCTTCGGCGGGCAGAACGACACCGTCATCGTGACGCGATTCGCAGAGTAG